One [Clostridium] saccharolyticum WM1 DNA segment encodes these proteins:
- the asnB gene encoding asparagine synthase (glutamine-hydrolyzing), producing MCGIAGFYNPDRNYLKDKSYYENILEGMSQTQRHRGPDDSGIWLFQQGGLSHARLSIIDLTTGRQPIKKTEAGKTFGIVYNGEIYNTKELRRDLEERGHFFSTTSDTEVILTGYMEYGPDFAKQLNGIFAYAIMDPFRERLCLCRDRSGVKPLYYTLRDGEIIFASELKGIFAYPGIRPVLDRKGLNEVFSLGPAHTYGDGVFQDMREILPGHMLLCSRDGFRLKCYWKLESRPHEDSYEETIEKTSFLVQDSIRRQMVSDVPICTFLSGGVDSSLVSAVCAAELKKQGKRLTTFSFDFVNNDKYFKASTFQPSQDRPFVDQMVQFLDSDHHYLECDNGTQADRLYDSVLAHDLPPMGDIDSSLLHFCSMVKGYNKVALTGECADEIFGGYPWFHKEECFKARTFPWTMDLGTRKAVLKDDFLDYLKMDEYVMETYERSVAETPVFLQDNPTEARRREISYLNLRWFMQTLLNRMDRASMYSGLEARVPFADHRIIEYVWNVPWDMKTRDGVVKNLLRQAGKGLLPDEILFRRKSPYPKTYDTNYEALLIQRVREMMTGGSAPVMEFLDKKKLEELLTSPSDYGKPWYGQLMAGPQMLAYILQINFWLKKYHISVV from the coding sequence ATGTGCGGAATTGCTGGTTTTTACAATCCGGATCGCAATTACCTAAAAGATAAGTCCTATTACGAGAACATCCTGGAAGGGATGTCCCAGACTCAGAGACACCGGGGGCCTGACGATTCAGGGATCTGGCTCTTTCAGCAGGGAGGCCTGTCTCACGCCCGTTTATCCATTATAGACTTGACCACCGGCCGCCAGCCCATAAAAAAAACAGAGGCAGGTAAAACCTTTGGAATTGTGTACAACGGAGAAATTTATAATACAAAAGAGCTCCGCCGGGATTTGGAGGAGCGGGGCCATTTCTTTTCCACCACCTCTGACACAGAAGTGATTTTAACGGGATATATGGAATACGGGCCTGATTTTGCGAAGCAGTTAAACGGCATTTTTGCTTATGCCATTATGGATCCTTTCCGGGAACGCTTATGTCTCTGCCGGGACCGTTCCGGCGTAAAGCCTCTCTATTACACCTTAAGGGATGGAGAAATCATCTTTGCATCGGAGCTGAAAGGAATTTTTGCTTATCCGGGCATCCGGCCTGTGCTGGATAGGAAAGGGTTAAACGAAGTGTTCTCTCTGGGCCCTGCCCACACCTATGGGGACGGGGTATTTCAGGATATGAGGGAAATACTTCCCGGCCACATGCTGCTCTGTTCCAGGGATGGCTTCCGCCTGAAATGCTATTGGAAGCTGGAAAGCAGGCCCCACGAGGACAGCTATGAGGAGACTATTGAAAAAACTTCTTTTCTGGTCCAGGATTCCATCCGGCGCCAGATGGTTTCCGACGTCCCTATCTGCACCTTTTTGTCAGGGGGAGTGGATTCCAGCCTGGTTTCCGCAGTTTGTGCCGCAGAGCTTAAGAAACAGGGCAAAAGGCTTACCACCTTTTCCTTTGATTTCGTCAACAATGACAAATATTTTAAAGCCAGCACCTTTCAGCCCTCCCAGGACCGCCCCTTTGTAGATCAGATGGTGCAATTCCTGGACTCCGACCATCATTACCTGGAGTGCGACAATGGGACCCAGGCCGACCGGCTTTATGACTCCGTTCTAGCCCATGATCTGCCGCCCATGGGGGACATAGACTCATCCCTCCTCCACTTCTGTTCTATGGTCAAAGGCTATAATAAGGTAGCTTTGACCGGAGAGTGCGCAGATGAAATATTCGGAGGATACCCCTGGTTTCATAAGGAAGAATGCTTTAAAGCCCGGACCTTCCCATGGACTATGGACTTGGGGACCCGGAAGGCGGTCTTAAAAGATGATTTCCTGGACTATTTAAAAATGGATGAATATGTAATGGAAACTTATGAAAGGTCTGTGGCGGAAACCCCTGTCTTTCTTCAGGATAATCCAACAGAAGCAAGAAGAAGGGAGATCTCCTATCTGAACCTCCGCTGGTTTATGCAGACCCTGCTAAACCGTATGGACCGTGCCAGCATGTATTCCGGTCTTGAGGCAAGAGTCCCCTTTGCCGACCACCGGATAATAGAATATGTGTGGAATGTTCCCTGGGATATGAAAACAAGGGATGGGGTGGTTAAAAATCTCCTCCGGCAGGCCGGAAAGGGACTTCTGCCTGATGAGATCCTCTTCCGCAGGAAATCTCCTTATCCCAAAACCTATGATACCAATTATGAGGCGCTTTTAATCCAACGGGTTCGGGAAATGATGACCGGCGGTTCTGCCCCTGTCATGGAGTTTCTGGATAAGAAGAAGCTGGAAGAACTTTTAACCAGTCCTTCGGATTACGGAAAGCCCTGGTACGGCCAGCTCATGGCAGGTCCCCAGATGCTTGCTTATATCCTTCAGATCAACTTCTGGCTGAAAAAATATCATATCTCCGTCGTATAA